TCGAAAGCGACAGCCCCACGAAAGTATCTGGAGTCGACGCGGTGCTGGGGTATCGAGAATTCATCGGATAAGGCCGCGGTGAGAGTCGCAGGCTACGTATCTGATGAAACTGTTGGGTGTCGCCTTGATCGTCGGAGGAACTCTCACGCTGCTGTTCAATGGGATCTGCACGCGTCTAACGATGGTACTACGGGAGAAGGTGGGCGTCTTCGTGTATCGAAGCCCGCGATTTGCTCGTATCGTATCGATCGCCATTAGTCTCGCATGGATCGGTGAGGGACGACATCTCGTGCTGAAATACTGAGGCGTCCAATGTGTGTTAGGTCGACTGCTCATGCAGCGGTTCCATGACAGCTGTCAAAGTTTGGGGTGTATTCCTCATCCTGGTTGGAGCTGGTCTACTCATCTTCAACAAGGCGTGGGTCGCGTTCACCAAGACACACGGTTTGGTGCCGTTCTACGTCAGGGGATGGTGGATCCCTCGACTCGTGACTGTGCTGGTTGGATTCGTCATGGTGGTTGCTGGTGTTCAGGCACTACTAGCGAGGTGAGATTCGGAGAGACTCCGAGCTCGCCGCACGACCATGGGGAGGGGCAATGGAGTTGACGTCCGTCCGAGCCAACCTGGAACTGAGAAACCCTGACGGCTCCCTTGGCTGGGCCGGGTATTGGATCATGGGCGTCGGTGCGTTGATGGTTTTGGGCGGATTGGCAAACGTTGCCGGCTTGCCGCGCCAATGGCTTCCGCCCAAGGTTCCCCGATGGGTTCAAGTCATTTGGGGCGCTGTCGGGTTGTGCGCCGGGACCGGCTTCATTCTATGGGCTGCGCTTTCTGGGCCCGGGGTTGTTTATGGGGCGTCAGGTTCTGTCTCTCAGCCTTCAAGTGGGCAGCATTCATCGACCGCTCGTACGGTCGTTTTCCTCGCGCTGGCCGGTGGCGCCGTAGTCTGCTGGACGGTTGGACTTATAAGTGCTCTGCTGGCGTGGCCAGCAACATCTCGATGGCGGAGGACGTTAAAGAAGCGTGAAGGGCTCCCGGGACCATGGGACTTTACGATGGATATGACCAAGCAGTACGAGGTGTTCGGGCGTCTCTTTGGACGGCAACCCGACCCTGACCCAATCGCAGAAATTGATCGAGCCGCCGCCAGGCGCCACTACGCACGTTTTTTCATTGCCATTGGCGGGTTCGTCGGTTTGTTGGCCATTGGTGCGGTAATTGTCAGTTTGATTCCCCAACGATAGGGCTATCGACACCTTCTCGCCCTGTAACGATTGAGCCGAAAGTCTTCGGGCCGACACGGGATCTCTAGGCATCGACCGGCGGGCGGCCCGCCTCCCAATCGCGAGCGCGCTGCATAACTTGCTCGATGAACGGCGCTTTCCTATCACCGTACGATCCTGGTCCGGACAACAGGCTAGTCGATCGCTTTAGTGCTCCATACTCCCGCGCGGCGTCCGGATGGCTCCGGAGATAGTCACGGAAGAGAAGGTTGTCGTGCCACAGCGAACCACCCCACTCGACGAGGTGGACGTTGAACTCTCTCGGGTAGGTAGGTCCCTTGCGGAAATAACGCCGGCCTGGCACTCCCATCTCGCCGCGAAACTCGTACCCGATTCGCTCCATTCGACGAAAGATATCGGCATCCAAATCCAGCTCCCGGGCGCCAACCATGATGTCTACGGTCGGCTTGCCGACTAGCCCGGGAATGGATGTGCTCCCGATATGCTCGATCGCCACGAGCACGGATCGGAGCGCGTGGGCGACGCGCTCTGCCTCAGCGAGGTACCGCCGCGGCCAATCGGGGTCATATTCAGAGAGTTCGGGACCTCGGGGCACAACAATCAGTGAGAGGCTAACCGGATTCTCGGGAGATGTATAGCGGCCGCTCAGCAGACGCCAGTCTATGCCGCGTCGACTTTTGCACTTCTGCCGTGGCAATTGGCCGCTTAACCTATGTCCTTCAGTCCTCAGGTCTAGCTCCAGTGTCAAAACCGCGCCATGGCGGCTTGACAACGTAACAGACGCCAGGGCTGGGACCGCCGCCTGTAAGGAACCAAACCGAGCTTGGCGATGTAGAACTGTCAGATGGCCAGGCGGGTCTCTGCTGCTCTGCTTCTTGGCCTTAGCCTCGCCGCGTGCAGCTGGACCCTTCCCGGGACAAGTACTGCTCCGGCGACACCCAGGCCTGGGGCTCCTGGAACTGCTTTCGCAGCCCTCAGCAAAGTTCCGCTGAAACTGCCCCACCTTGGACCCGGACAAGCCTGTCCAGTGTCAGCCCCAAGGCAGCTTGGCCCCGGGTTGGGGACGGGGTTGGGAAGTGGTCCCGTGTACGTGCTCAGCGGCGAGAACGTGCGCAGCGACCCGGCGCATTCGAACAAGGTGGCCTACGGTGCCGACCCCAGCTACTCGGGGCCGATCAGGATCCGCGGTGGCCGAATCGACGGCGCCGGCCAGTTCCTTCTGGAGACCTTTGACAATAAGTATCGCGGCGCGCCGGTAAAGACCGTAGACGGCGACCATTTGATGCAGGAGTTGGACCTCCTGGAGTCGCACTCCACTTTCCCGAATGTGCCATCCGGTTGGCGGATATGGCCGACCGGGACCTATGTCGCCGCCCCTGGCTGCTACGCCTGGCAGGTGGACGGACTCGGTTTTACCGAGCTCATCATCTTTCACTCTCTTGATCTTCGGATGCTCTCACCAGGCGCCACTTGCCCAGTGAGCTCGCAACAGGTTGCGCACACCCTTTCGCCCGAGTTCGGCAGTGGGCCAGCGGTGGGATCCGGGCCGATCTACGCGCTGATGGCCGAAATGACGGGAGGTTCACTCAAGTACAGCCAGTCGTACAACCAGTCCCACTACAAGAACGGATGGGCCCACTCAAAAGTGCTCTGGATGGCGAAACCAGCGGTTACGGGAACCGTGCTGATTCGCGGCCAACAGATCGATGGGCCGATCAATAGCCAGCAATGGATCGGTTTTGGGGAGGGTGATGTCCCTGACTTCACACTGCATTGGGAGATTGCGTCCGAGGCGGGATGGGCTAACCTGCCGTCCGATGTCCGCATTCCCACGCCCGGCTGCTACGCGTACCAGGTCGACGCTCAGGGCCGAAGTGAAGTTATCGTCTTCCAGGTTGTCGGTGTCGACTGACGGTCGTACCGGCCACCGCTTATGGGTGTGGGATAAACGATGAGGAAGAAGGTTACGCCGGGCTCCAGCGCTAGGTGGTGGAAGTGGATTCGAGCCGCCAATCGATCTCACTGAATCGGTAGACAAGGCCAAAGGCCGCGGCTGTTAAGGAGCGATCAAGAGTTCGTCCAGTCGCGCGATCATCTGGACGAAGGCCGCCATAGCAACTGGGCTGCTCACCCCGGCATCGCTCGCATTGACGTGTTGGTGCGGCAGGCCGGTGTCATCTGTATCGCCCGCGCGTCGGGGTGGATATTTCCCTGGACGGTGATGCTCAGGATTGAGCAACGGCGACGGTTGGCTTGCCTTGCCACCAGGCGAGAGTCTCTTGAATTGCCTGCTCGTGTTGGGTCGGCCGGCTCCCAAACGCTCGGGCGAATTTGCTGTGGTCCACCACCCACGGGCGCTCCGACTGGTAGAGCGTCTCCTTGACGGCTCGCATCGCAGGGATGAAGAGACCGAGCGTTGAGATCATGAGCCTCGGGACCGTCTGCAGCCGCGCCGGCCGCTGGAGCTGCTCGAAGACCATCTCGATGAACCTTCGCGTCGTAACGGTCTCGGCGCTGGGGATATGCCAGACCTCTCCCAGGGCCTCGTCCCGTTGCGCCAGGGTCAGGAGCCCCGCCGCGAAATCGTCAATAAACGTGTAGGTGTGGAGCGTGTCCGGATCGCCCACGGTCTGAGCCGGCTTCCCGGCAAGCGCCCGGGCAAACACGCCATTGCCCACCTTGGACTGCCGGGCGCGTGGACCGTAGAAATCTGACGCCCGGCCGATAGTCGCGCGCACCGTGCCAGCCGCGTGCGCGTTCATGAGCGTGGTCGCCACCTGAGCTCTAGCACGGGTGGTGGGACCGATTGGTCGATAGGGCAGGTTCTCGCGAATGGGACCGTCGACCGGCCCGTACGCATAAAGGTTATCGCCGTACACCAGTCTGGCCCCGGACGCGGTCGCCCCGTCGATGATGCCGTTCATGATGGGCGGCAGGGTCTGCGTCCATCGACCGTAGGGGCCACTGGCGCAGTGAAACACGATGGCCGCTCCCTCACAAACCCTCCGAGCGGCCGCCGGATCGGTCACATCGGCGGCGACGACTTCCACCCCTTGCGGCGCATCCGCTTTCCCGCTTCGATTGACCAGTCGGACTGGTTGGCCCGACGACATCAGCCGGCCGGCGACGGCGAGTCCCAGGGGTCCGGTGCCGAAGACCACGTTCTCTGCATTTGGCTGCATGCTTCCTCTTCTCTCTGAGTTAGTGTATGCCGAGCACTTCAACGATTAGGGGTGTGTCCAGCCACACGTGGGGCGCGATCGCGTGGTGGGGGCGCTGCTTCATGCGCTCATCGTTCTGTCACCGGTTGGAAGACACGGAAGAAATGTTAATGAAGAGATGGATGGTGGCCGCTCCACCAACCACGGCGACTAAAACCGCGAAGAAGAGCACAGGAGTCACAAGTTGGATCCCGGCGGCGGCCGCGGCGATCTGGATGCCAATTAGGGCCAGGCCAAACGTCGTGGCCCACAGCAGCAGGATCGGCGACAGCAGATAGCCAACCGGGTGACGCCGCAGCAGCAGAACGCCGGCGACGATCAGGAGCGGAACGATGAGGCTAAGGTCAACGGCTTGGACAACCAGTGTCGTGTAGCTCTCGAGCCCTGGAGGCGCGCTGTTTGAGGAGATCGACGGGAGGATGCGGCCGAGCCAGAGGAGGAGAACGATGACGCCGATGCCTATCAGCAACCCGCCAACCCTTCGCCTTGCCAATCGGGACCCGGTGGCACCTTGGAGCTGGCCGACGTCGATCGACAATACCGATAGCACGAGTGCAAACGAGCTGGCCGAGAACAGGGCCACATACACGAGGAAGAACGGGTTGTAGGCCGCGCCGAAGGCAAAGATGAGGTAGGTGTAGGCGAAGTAGAAAAGCGCGCCGGACTGGAGCAGCTGGGCCCTAAGGGAACCCGTTCGTGCCAGATACGTGGCCACCAAGAGCAGCGGGATTCCGACGATAAGGGTCACGACGTCCAACCCAACACCCTGCGCCGCCGCTGACACTGATTCGTGGCCGTAGAGCCCGCCGCCCTGAATGGAGACAAGCTCATCCCGCAGCGATACGAACTGGTGATGCCGGTGACCGGCGGACGTCAAGATCCCGACCAGGGTGGCTGGCAGGGCCAAGAGCGCCGTGAGCACGGAAAGACCGGTGATCCAAGGGCGAGCGATCCGGTTCAGTTTCGGGTCACCCCGGTAACCTGCATCTGGGTTTCCAGTCTCGCGGCATCATCCGATCTCCCCTAGGTCAACGCTGGACGGACGACCCAAGTCGTTATTGCGAGCCCAGCCAAGATAGCGATGTCGATAGCGAGGCCGAATTTCGCGTCGTTCCACCAAGCCAAACAGAGGACCAGCGAGAGAACCGCCGCAGCAGCGGCGAGGAGCCTCCACCACCCGGCGCCTGATGCCACCCCTACCGCCGCCCCGACGAACGCCACCGCCAGGAGCAGCCAGAGCAGGCCAAGGAATTGCACCAGTGTGGTGCCAGAACCGAGGCCCGATGGAAAGGTTGGCGTGGTCGAGATGGCGTTGATCTGACCCAGTCGCCAGGTGGCCGCGAAACCAATCGCATGAATCACGCCATGCAATCCGAGAATCGCCGCGATGAGGTAGCGCCAGATCATGCCAGCGGTGCCTTCTCCGAGGGCGAGGAACGCCACCAAGTCACGCCGACCGCCGCGATGCAAGTGCCGAGCATAAGGTAGAAGGCCCAAAAAAGAGAGCCGATTCCGGCGAGCATCACCATCTCGGCCGATATCCAGCCAATCAGCGTCAAGCCGACCGCGATAGCGGCAACGGGGGAGATCGCCTGCCAGCGGACTGTCATCGCCGCGGCCAGCAGTGGTGCAACCCCGATGAAGACGAACAGGATGATGCCGGGTACCAGGTCCGAGCGGAACGGCGTCCCCGCCAACTGCCCGGTCGTCATCCCGAGCAGGTGGCCGTCAGGCGCGAGGATGAACTGGCCTCCCCCGAACAGGGCGCCGAGGCCGAGGAAGATCTAGCAGTACGGCGCGACGCGCGATCCCGGGGAGCGAGCGGAATGTGCTCCAACCAATCTCCCATTGCTGATAACTCCTTTGGAACTCACCGGGCAGGTGCTCTATCTCGCTCAGGCTGGCCTTGATTTGTTATTAGCGTATCTGCTCTAATTAGAGCAACTATTCTAACATGGCCACGAGACCCCTAAAGAAGTCGGAGCGGACAGCCAAGCGGATCATGGACGCGGCCCGCCGGCTCTTCAACGAGCGCGGCGCTTCGGCGGTTAGCACTAACCACATCGCGGCGGCCGCCGGCATCAGCCC
This genomic stretch from Candidatus Dormiibacterota bacterium harbors:
- a CDS encoding GrpB family protein; its protein translation is MGQFQRNFAEGCESSSRSPRPGCRRSSTCPGKGPAARGEAKAKKQSSRDPPGHLTVLHRQARFGSLQAAVPALASVTLSSRHGAVLTLELDLRTEGHRLSGQLPRQKCKSRRGIDWRLLSGRYTSPENPVSLSLIVVPRGPELSEYDPDWPRRYLAEAERVAHALRSVLVAIEHIGSTSIPGLVGKPTVDIMVGARELDLDADIFRRMERIGYEFRGEMGVPGRRYFRKGPTYPREFNVHLVEWGGSLWHDNLLFRDYLRSHPDAAREYGALKRSTSLLSGPGSYGDRKAPFIEQVMQRARDWEAGRPPVDA
- a CDS encoding NAD-dependent epimerase/dehydratase family protein; its protein translation is MQPNAENVVFGTGPLGLAVAGRLMSSGQPVRLVNRSGKADAPQGVEVVAADVTDPAAARRVCEGAAIVFHCASGPYGRWTQTLPPIMNGIIDGATASGARLVYGDNLYAYGPVDGPIRENLPYRPIGPTTRARAQVATTLMNAHAAGTVRATIGRASDFYGPRARQSKVGNGVFARALAGKPAQTVGDPDTLHTYTFIDDFAAGLLTLAQRDEALGEVWHIPSAETVTTRRFIEMVFEQLQRPARLQTVPRLMISTLGLFIPAMRAVKETLYQSERPWVVDHSKFARAFGSRPTQHEQAIQETLAWWQGKPTVAVAQS